TTCTCGAGACATATCGGACTGTCACGGTGTTATTAAAATTGCATATTGTGTGTGCTGCGTGCTAGTTAGTAACGTTCTGGTGTCACGCGGAATACACTATTTTACGTGCAATTTTCGAACCTGGCTTTTGGCATGTTTTGTCACTTCTagagctaaggagtagctggtgcctcatttgtgcaccaacatctgccgtcatgtcaataaaaaaaagcaaaatgtaTGTGTATGGAAAAACTAGgattaaagaatgaaaaaaatttgAGAGCTACAAGGCTAAACATAGAATGTAGCACAAGCAAGTAACaagtactattttttttttgggggggggggggggtcaaggagCACAAGTGCACATTAGAATCGTGGTTTGcagtatttcttgtttttttttttgtcatgtaaATGTGGTGTGCGTTGGAGTTGGGTAAGTCGGTAAGCTAATGTATGGGTCATTCAACGCCAACTTGTAcgagccttggcgctcgaccattgCGATATCAACGGTGGACCATCCATATTAAGCAAGAAGTGGCCCGCCGAAATATTTTTGGGTAAAAAAGGTCCTCAGGATCAATAAACAAAGTTCTTCACTGACTGACTGAGAGCAGCAAGCCACACATGAAGTTTTTTCGGAAAGCTTGAAACTTTAGCTTGTAACACGCGTTGTGAAAAAATCTGGTCTTTCTAAATTAAGTTAGGACAAAATTTTTCCTACAGAATGATGGTAGGCTTTTCACTAAAAATAGGTTTAACAAACTTTTACGTTTGCATGGGTTTTTATGTTACCTTAATATGGACAATATGGTTAATATTTGGGATTTTTACAGATACAGTACATTCAGTGACACGCAATATTTTGTATtgagtgtcagaaacttttactgtCACacaaaaaatagtttgagacacATATACTGTCAAATGGCTTgcacagctggcgacaaagttgcaaaaaaggtAATTTTTGCTCTCGTTTAGTCGTAAATTTTACACTGAGGttgtcctagtaaaattatgctaaatagcgcattacTAGCAACATCAATTATCTACTTGTGGAGatagttttatcaaattactttttgttttaagaaagttaaatatttgtgaagttgtgTACTACTGGTTCTTGCACGTGTTTTGTCATCGAAGAAACGCGTCTAGCAGTAAGTAAAACATACGTGGGCTCAAGTTCTGCCACGGAACATCTGGACTACATAATCACATAATCGTCGTTGTCCGTGCTTACTGTAATGTTTTATATTGAGTATTAGCCTGGGTCAGTGAGAAATGCGAGCCCTACTGGAGTGcgtttaaccacatgcagcttcCATTGATGGCCCGCATTGTCTGCTTACGTAACAAGGGGTAATTAACACTCATGTGTGTGATACTTCGTTACCTGCACAATGATTTAAAagtgggaaaagaaaaagatatttgttgcttgaatatacCAGATAAGTTGCACTTATGAACACACACAACCTTATACaagtgatgatgtttgaccagtGCCATAGGTTGGTGCAAAATTACATATCCTTGATATAGCAACATATATTTTTATGAACcgtagtgttcttcccacttttaaGCGTTAAGAACACTCTGTTGTTGTGGTTGCAGATTGCAGCTTCATTTGCATCGGATGAAGGATCCTGCAGAtgcttaaaaatttttttttgtaacttcacAAATGCTTAAATAAGGCTCAGGGCTCTTTAATGAGATATcatgcatatttttagtccgaccaccaaggtgATTTTTTTTAGGTTGAAGTCGAGGCTttttacaaaaaaaggaaactttGCAATTTTTTACGGACAAACTTCTGAAGCATGATAGCCTAAATTTTCTTTTCTGTGGCATAGAAAACAGGCTGCCATTTTCTATTTAATTTATTATTTTTGAATAGCCACATTTCTGAAAGAAACATTATCAAAATTTACAAATTTATTTGATTTTGCTTGCATGAAAAAAACTACACCTATTGATATACTTGAAGAATTCACTATTTTTTTCAATCGCCTCACTTCATGAGCTTGCCGTGAAGACCAATTTATTGACTGCATCATGTAATAGGGGAAAACTGTTGTTTGATGCCCTCTAACCCAGTCGGTGCAAAGCTACAGATTCTCATCAATAATtaaaacttcttgttgggctagttggtgcatcttGAGCAGTAAATAAAAGGCATCAACGAGACGCACACAAGAAGAGACAAGGCGTACGTCTTTGTCTCTCCTTGTGTGCATTTCATTGACACCTTTTATTTACTACTCTCATATATCGGCAGGAAAATtcttggcaacagaaataaatgaGCAGAATGAGTTTTGAACTTGAAGgaaagcgtggaaattttttcagtcaTATTTGAGATGGTTGGAAAAACATTGGgcgatttggcatggaatgactcaACAACCGAAATAACGCAACGTTTACTTACGTAGAATGGTAGACAATGGCTTAAATCACAGAAATTAAATCACCCGAAAATGTCCTTTTtcaaaactattttcaaacttcaggGCTTTTGGAAAACCACATACGTTTCAGCAAAATTTTGGTGTAAAATGGAATGTGAAAAACCACGGAATTATTATTAAGAAATGCCCAAATATCAAGGTCAATATGGGCTGACTTTTATTGTCTTCACTTTAGCTGGTATGCAGCAATAGTTTTCTGAAATGCCGGTATTTTGCATGGTGTGCCAtgattgtgatttttttcttcgaaattcCTTCGACAGCCAGAGAAAATAGTACACTCATAATGTTGTAGTTCACGTGATTTTTGAAGATAATAAATATTGTGTCCAAGGAGTGCATCATTCTTCAACTAGGTGCTCTTGAACTTCAGAAATTGGCAGTAAAGTGTATTTTTTCGATCAAAATTCGCATTTATTTTTTACGAAAATTGTTTCACGACATTATATCGAAACCACTGTTCTGGTACACCTGCAGCCAAGTAAATTTAACCAAAATTGTGAATGGTGACTGAGACCTAGTGTTTGGTCTTATCAAGACATGCCCTTGAGCAGCCTGTGTTGCAGAAAACCTGGGGACAGCGTTATTGAATGAAGAATCACCATctaagcaaagaataaaaatcacgccTAAGCCAGAATCAAACCGAAGGATTCTGCATGGAAGCCAATTATTTTATCAcaaagccatgctggtgcttcaaactgcttcggaaacgGCCCCATACAAGCGTCATGTGTGGGAAACACTGATTATGGTTATGGTGTTAGCTGTTCACATTTATATGAGTCATCTGTTAGGCCAGTTGGTTCAGCATCTTATGTAGGGAAGTGTAGAAGCGGTTGAGAAGAAAATGCACAGGACAGAAAAAACTCACTTGCTAGCAATATTTATTATGAAAAACTTCACGCTGCGAAAGTTTATTCCCTCATCATCAAATGTATTGTGCACTGATGCACATGTCTGTGTCATAGTTATTCTGGCCCGCCTAAAGGATTTTTCTTTCACACCTGCTGTTTACTCGACTTGTGACATTTGCTTCCGTGAAATGTGCTGTGCTACTGTATTTTCTTCAGTGCCCAGAAAGGTGCGCCCCGTCATTTTGGCCTTCAGGAAGATAACTTAGTGCTATAGCCTGTCTTAACAGCAGACTTTGAGAGCACTCTACTAATTACGGGGTGCCCCGTCCTGCGCATTGCAGAAAATGCGGTTGCTCAGCTTATTTCAGGGAGGCAGCGGTCACAAGTTGAGTAAACGGCAGGTGTTagagagaaattatcgaggcggGTCAGATTAACTATGAAACAGACATGTGCATCAGTGCACCGTCAATACATTTGATGATGAAGAAATTAGTTTCCATGCAATGTAGCAATACTTTGTTGTCATTTTTTGGGAATTATTGTGTTTTGACTGCGCTTGTACATTAACTTTGGTGATGGGAAGTTTTATAATAATATCACTTGTAATTGATTGGGCTTTGTGTCCTGTGCATTTCTCAATCGCTTCTGTGCACCCTTGCACAAAATGTCCGTTTTTGAAATACGTCAACAACCACTACTTCTGTCATGTACATCATCACACTGTAGTGTGTACTTTTGTAATGAAAGTGATATCTGTGCTTGAGTGTCTACGTTACATTTTGCCATGAGCTGCCCTTTACACGTCAGTGTAagcgacgtgcctggcaagcttTCGATATGAACTCGGCTATACTCAATATAAACAAAGATATTTATGCACACTGTAACACTTGTCTCAAAGCAAGAAAATGCACCATAAGGTGCTACTCGCTGACGACTCTGCATGAAATCAACTTTACAGGATGTGTAAAATCTGCCGCTATTTGTTTATCACTGTTGATCTGGTCTTTATTTGTTGATGTAACTCGGCAAATGATTAGGCAATATCAAACTTGTATAGGGGCAAGAGGGAGTTTAGCAAGAgagtttaaagggacgctaaagagtaaaacgattttcctcgcattagtaaagtagtcttccacgataacAAAACATCGCGCTTGTTGTGAGAATactcttaataagcgagaaaatgtgaaaaacaatAAAATGCCAGTGGTGACGCCACATTCAAATTCCTGCACCATTTGCTGTGACTTCACATATTTTGATGCTAAGTAGCTCCTAAGTGGTGAAAATGAAGTTCTTCGTCCTCTGAGGGtggcatagacttaacatacactcaaacctctttataacgaacacggatataacgaattaccggttataacgaagtaaatgaacaatagtcttgtcatagccacagtcttacaaataaacgtttataacgaattttcggatataacgaagttattttcgtggcagatgcgactttgttataatgaggtttgagtgtaccaagtttgaggaaattccgttgagccagtggcaccaaaatacatttttttgACGACATATTGAGCGCTAAGAGACAGGGACATGAGAGAGtggacaacacaatgcgctaacttcaacaatttttattttcaGGAAACGCCAACctatatatccgtgcacagtggcgccaccagtctATCCACTAGCCAAGCAGAAAAGCCCTTTCCCGATCTAACAGGTCAACTGACGGTGCACTTACACATGTGTCACCTTTGCGAAAGATAGCATCAGCTTCAATTATCTCTCGCACGTCTATATCTTTATGCTTTGCCAGTACACTGCAGGATGCGTACATAGGTGTGCAACCACATTCTACGCAATGCACTGACAAATGGCCATAATTATTCTTGTTTTTAACATTAAGCTTGTGTTTACGAAGATGATCGTTAAGGCATCTACCCGTCTGACCTATACATATACCACCACATGTCAGCGGAAGCCCATAGACCACTCCTTGAACACAATCCACAAAATGTTTGCGATGGTTCTAGGAGCACCCGACAGCAGGCCTGCGGTGGCGaagcataaagataaagacgtgCGAGAGATAATTGAAGCTAATGCTATCTTTCGCAAAGGTGACACACGTGTAAGTGCACCGTCAGTTGACCTGTTAGATCGGGAAAGGGCTTTTCTGCTTGGCTAGTGGATagactggtggcgccactgtgcatgGATATATAGGTTGGCGTTTGCtgaaaataaaaattgttgaagttagcgcattgtgttgtccaCTCTCTCATGTCCCTGTCTCTTAGCGCTCAATATGTCGTcaagttccgtttaccaacaagcccaaaaaatggcaCTACCAAAATACAATATGCTTTGAAATATTTTACATCACGTGCGCAcataaaatttaaaaatgaaattttgaactcaATTTTCTCCTGTATCattacacctatgatggtgaaataaatTACGCTATagctctcagagcacaatttatcaatctaaacaaattcattgtttctctttagtgtccctttaatatgttGCACCTAACATCATGTTTCTTTTTATCTCAAATATTTGTTTATGTAGCATGAACTTCAATGAGACCACTAAGTAATCTCTATGTAAATAGTCTTCCAAAGTCCAATATGCTTATTTGCAGGACTCTTGGAAAGTATCCATCCAGTATAAATTCGGGTACATGCGAAGAACTCTGAGTACTGTGCCTGCTGTACAGGCAGCCAAGGAGGCCTACGGAAAACGGAAACCTCAAGATAGTGCCGTTGCTGCACAAACTAAACGGCAACACCGCGTGGTAGCAATTTCTGTTTTTAAGTTCATTTCAATGTTTTACAAGTAACATTTGCATGTGACTTAGCTCGCTAATAACAGTCTACGGCTTCATCATCGCTTGAGTAAGTGAAGTGTTTTAGCACTAAAACGGCACTCCGCATGAGCTGTCTTTTTCTGTTTCAACAAGccccatttgaaaaaaaaaatggggtgtGGGGGTGTGAATGACATAGGTAGCAGCATGTTGCCCTAATTCTAGGAGGACGATGGTTGCCTTATACAAGTGTtcatgcgacttttttttttttaccctgttAGACAACAAGCATCCCATGTGATGACCATGATGAAGATGTTTTAATGGGACACTTGGAATTCATGTCCAAAGAGATCTCGAGGCGTGCTCCGGACCTCCAGAAATTGAGCGAATCAATGAAACAGACACGTTCTTCGAGGAGGTCGTGGATGAAAGATACACTGCCAACAACAGCTGAGATACTTGAAAAGTATCCCGCTTTAGGAAATGTTGAGATGGTCAGTATAATGTGAATGCAGCATCTGCATTGCATGCTTTCACTTACGATATTTACCAGCTGTCTTTTTGAAACTTGGATAGGTTTTCAAAAGTAGCTTGTAAACAGGTTAGTGGGTCTTTAGCTGTACTACATTGAAGCAGGCATTGCTTGCACAACAGTGCTATGGTCAAGTTTTTAAGGaattattcattcattctttaCTGACTTAAAGCCTCATTGTAATGTTAAATGCATGCAGAGGAGCAGGAGGCTGTCTGCTTAGCTATTTCGGGCATATTTCTGCTTTCCAGACCACTGGCTCCAAAACTGTTTTAAAATTTAAATATGTTGACACTCTAACAAAGTTTACCAAAAAGCGTCCTGTGGATGGTTCGATACGATCATTATACAGTCCCAAATCCTTGACTACCAGGCTTATGAAAGCAGAATACTAGCGCGAAAACACATGAAGAAAAGAGTGGACGACACACTGCGCTTCTCACAACATAGTTTATTGCTGCAGCTGTAACTTGCGCTTAAATACATGTAGGTGCAACTCCTCATGTATATAATCAAGTGCATGTTACGCaccttcatgtttttttttaattaggtgTATGTTACGGCTGCAGCAATAAACTATGTTGTAACAAGCGCAGTGTGTCGTTCACTCTCCTGTCCATGTGTTCTCGCGCTAGTATTCTACTGTCATGAATTTCCAACAAGCCTAAGCCGCTACCCTTGTTATGAAAGCACATGGCACTAACTCCtggcttttttatttattttttgtttgtttgacaaaGCATTTTTAATTGATTTCATTTCAGAGGGCAAACACTGGCCGACATGTAAAATAATAGCATGTTTACGCAACCATTCCAGAATAGCAGTAGCAAAACAGATTGCAGTAAATGACTCGTGCATTGAGACAACTTTGTCTGCTTAGTTTTATATATTTGCttttgcatttatttttctttttttttactcatgatGGCTGTCAGTTACAACAGAACTCTTCGAGAATGTGTTATGATGTTGCCCAAAAAAATAATTTTCGGTAGCAAAAAACACGTGGTGTTGATGATTTGAATAGGCTTGTTTAAATATTTGAATTAGGCTTGTTTAAATATTtgaatcaatttttttttcgtgctcaaATTTGGACAAATCTGAAAATGCATCAAGATATATTGGGCGTTGTCCATTCGCATTCACTCTGATGTAAGCACTGAAATGACGCCATAAACTGCATTTGAAACATTTTTTTAGGTTAGTATCATTCTGACAACAACTATGCCTGCAGAAGCAAATAAACTTGCTTTTGATCAAATAAGCCACTTCGCGATATAAAAAATTTTTAATGTGTTCAGCCAAAAAAATTGGGACCTGCTCTGTAAATATCTAGATACACccatgtgtgtttttgttttctctatGACGAATTGACTGCCAAGTGTCTTTTTGACCTTCATTGCATTTTTATGTTAGCTGGAAACTTGTTGCCCAGATTTATAATTGGAAATTGATTTAAATATACTTCTATGATTATAGCTTCATGAAGAATTTACAGCAATAACAGGCATCAAGATGGAAAAAAAGCTGTTGGAATTTTTCAACAACTTTGGACCCAGGATTCTGGAGCTACTAAAAACTCGCCATTCAACAAAGGACCTGGTGAAGCAGCTCGAGGAGGAGCTTGAAGAACTGGAAGGCGATGGCCGTAAATGTAAGTATGTAAAGTATGTTCAGTCATTCTAGGTTCTCCTTGTGTTACTGCTGTGATTTTGCAATAACAATCCTTTTCCAGATCGATTTGCAGTTGCCTTAATAGAACTCCTCCCACTGCTGCTGAAAGAGAAGCCGAAATTTCTGAGGGGCCCTGTAAGTGACTTTACATTTCATTTAGTAAAGTGATTAGTAAAGTAAAGCATATTGAAAAGGAAACAGCACAATTCATTTTGCAGAGAGACAGTGGTAAAGGGAACGATAGAAACTTTTGACATAAATTTCATTGCACCCTAAAAGTTTATATGTTAAGGAAAACCCTATTATAATAAACACTAAAGCGTGACATGACATTTTGGCATGACCATGCCTGCTTCTTTAGAAATGAGCATTCCTTCTGCATCTGTTTGTCGCAGGGggaattgtcatttctagatgAGCACGTGCGGTCATGCCAGAAGGTCATGTCGTGCTTTAGTGTTTCCGTTGATAAGTTTTCTCTTAATATATTGCCATGCGTATTatcttgatgtattcgggtttcacccgcaaTGTTTGTTTACAAGACTCCGCCCAGACCACGGCGCGATGTGTtggaagcttcacaattgttgtAGATCATTCCGTTATGATTGCGCACTGGACACCAATAGTCTCGCTTCGTCGAGTGATTACGCGGCCACCATTGATAATGCTGGAATCTTCGATCGCACATGTATAAAAACAAACGTGCTTTACCGCCTGTAAGTTGACCGACGGACATCGCTTTGTTCGCCACTAACAGTGCaatgtacagccgcggccacgtctgcgtacagcgcgcgagcagccggccttGCTCTGCGGCACGACACCTTGTGGCCGTTGCGGGTTGTGATGTCGCGTGCACAGGAGCATGCGCAGCTTTACAGACATGCAGGCCTGCTTTGCACAGGTGAGAATGGTGGAAAGTGTGCCTGTTTAGCCGAAGATCCGCGATCCCTCAGGGCGCTTTTGTCACATCTATTTCATAAAACGAAGCGCATTTTGATGGATATAGCGAGCCTGCATCAGCGATGCAAGCTTTGTGGCTTTTTTGAGGCATGCGATTATATGAAGATATGATGATGCCAacagctgcataaaaaaaaaagtctagacGGCCACAGAATCAAAACGGCCATAAAGAGTGCGTTGTTTTGCAGCGTGTGTTATCAGTCGAAACGCGCCTCTTCTTATGAAATAGATATGACCACAGTGCCTTGAGCGAGCGCGGATTTTCGGTTAAACAAGCACACCTGCCAACGTTGTCGCCCGTGCAGAGCAGgcctgcacgtctgtaaggccgcgcatgctcctgtgCACGCGGCGTCACAACCCGCAACGGCCGCAAGGTGTCAAGCCGCAGAGCaaggccggctgctcgcgcgctatacGCAGACGTGGCTGCGGCTGTACATCACTTGCAAAGTGTCTTTTCCTTccgcggccacaagttcagccaaataaagattTAATCTTCGACAGctcgactgcttccttcgtccgcatcacgaccccgtgacaatacataCGTTTCGTGTGCAGTGAAATTTCAGTCAGAAGTCAACTCTCATTTGTGTTGTTTCTTTTATTATTCGTTGTCACCATTTGaaaaaattttgctgttttcaatTTTTTAGCATTTTGATTCTGCTAATGGCTAATACTAATGTTTACCTTTTACAGGACATCTACCCTGCTCTTCGTTTTGAAGGAACAAGTATCAGAGAGGCCGAAGAAATGACCGTAGTGTTTGAGGCGTTCAACATTCATGTCGTCGATGTTATAGCCGGCATGACGGCTATCATGGAACTGTATTGGGTACTAGATATCATGTACTCGGAGAGTAACAAAAACACCTTAACGCTCCTCGAGTACTTTTGTGGACTACCAAGTGTGCCCAGAGCACCACTACTTTTAAGGACGATTTCGTCGATCAAGAGTTGATCTGACAGCAATGTGCAATAAGCAGAACTGATATAATAAAGATTGAAGTGTGTGGATCACATGCTGAAAGTTATGTCTTTATGGCATGTTAGACGATGAAACTTGTGGTTTTCGTCATGTCTGCAGAAAGCCTTTCACCAACAACATGCACAAGAGCGCCAGTTGTCGAGCCGCACTTCACCTATATTTGGGATCCTCTCATTATCTGAGGTTTCCTGCACTTTACCGTGCAACTAAAGCAGTCGGAGAGGGAGTAGCGATTAGTATGTTACTGAAGTTTCTAAGTTCGTAATATTTTTATCAAGTAGTGTGGGACGTGTTACTATTTGCACTTAGTAAGTGGTTAGGGTCAATTACTAACTGGTTGCTAAGAGGGTAGTATCTGTTACTAAAATGCTGCTTGCTTCAGTTACTAAGAGGGTAGTATCTGTTACTAAAATGCTGCTTGCTTCAGTTACTAAGAGGGTAGTATATGTTACTAACATGCTGCTTGCTTCAGTTACTAAGAGGGTAGTATCTGTTACTAACATGTTGCTTGCT
The nucleotide sequence above comes from Rhipicephalus sanguineus isolate Rsan-2018 chromosome 8, BIME_Rsan_1.4, whole genome shotgun sequence. Encoded proteins:
- the LOC119401619 gene encoding uncharacterized protein LOC119401619 — encoded protein: MGHLEFMSKEISRRAPDLQKLSESMKQTRSSRRSWMKDTLPTTAEILEKYPALGNVEMLHEEFTAITGIKMEKKLLEFFNNFGPRILELLKTRHSTKDLVKQLEEELEELEGDGRKYRFAVALIELLPLLLKEKPKFLRGPDIYPALRFEGTSIREAEEMTVVFEAFNIHVVDVIAGMTAIMELYWVLDIMYSESNKNTLTLLEYFCGLPSVPRAPLLLRTISSIKS